In Spirochaetales bacterium, the following are encoded in one genomic region:
- a CDS encoding AAA family ATPase, whose product MSSLDRLTIKGFKSIKTLEDFSLGKLNIFIGGNGAGKTNLIGFFRMLRSLIDGNLGNYVVQNGGAGDLLFNGPKITTEMEFTTIFGIRGYCFTLKPTPKDKCIITAEKRFYKYARTGGGWWDLGDGDDDTSLLVKEAKSKRKDSQYSLPVYEAIASWQIYHFHDTSETSAMRQYEIIQDNKYLRGNASNIAPYLFMLKNKYFTEYTEILNAVRMVMPFFDDFLLDITDFGRKQKLNLSWKQKGSDYPMQPYHLSDGSLRFICLATALLQPDPPSTIIIDEPELGLHPEAISILSELIQDASKRTQIIVATQSPALIDHFGIEDIIVVKRENGASTFQRLNEEDFKTWLENYSVGELWTKNVIDGGPVYE is encoded by the coding sequence ATGAGTTCACTCGATAGATTAACCATTAAAGGATTTAAATCAATCAAAACCCTCGAAGACTTTAGTCTCGGCAAACTCAATATATTTATCGGGGGTAATGGTGCCGGAAAAACAAATCTGATAGGCTTCTTTCGAATGCTGAGAAGCCTGATCGACGGCAACCTTGGGAATTATGTCGTACAGAACGGCGGGGCTGGCGATCTTCTTTTTAACGGTCCAAAAATAACAACTGAAATGGAGTTTACAACCATTTTTGGCATTCGAGGATACTGTTTTACGCTGAAGCCGACGCCAAAGGATAAATGTATTATTACAGCTGAAAAACGTTTTTACAAATATGCACGTACCGGAGGTGGATGGTGGGACCTTGGTGACGGCGATGATGACACGTCACTTCTCGTTAAAGAAGCGAAAAGCAAGCGAAAAGACAGTCAATACAGTCTGCCAGTCTATGAGGCGATCGCTTCATGGCAGATTTACCACTTTCATGATACAAGTGAAACTTCAGCAATGCGACAGTATGAAATAATTCAGGATAATAAATATCTCAGGGGAAATGCGTCAAATATCGCTCCTTATTTATTCATGTTGAAAAATAAATATTTTACTGAATATACTGAAATTCTTAATGCAGTGAGAATGGTGATGCCTTTCTTTGACGATTTCCTTCTGGATATTACGGATTTCGGAAGAAAGCAAAAACTAAACCTTTCGTGGAAACAAAAGGGATCGGATTATCCGATGCAGCCATATCATCTGTCGGACGGTTCTCTCCGTTTTATCTGTCTTGCAACGGCATTATTACAGCCGGACCCGCCGTCGACGATCATAATCGATGAACCTGAATTGGGTCTTCATCCGGAAGCGATATCGATTCTGTCTGAACTTATTCAGGATGCTTCAAAACGCACCCAGATTATTGTTGCAACTCAGTCTCCGGCATTGATCGATCATTTCGGTATTGAAGACATTATTGTAGTAAAAAGAGAAAATGGAGCCTCTACTTTTCAACGATTGAATGAAGAAGATTTTAAAACGTGGCTTGAAAATTATTCCGTTGGGGAACTTTGGACCAAAAACGTTATCGACGGCGGTCCTGTTTATGAGTGA
- a CDS encoding DUF4276 family protein, translating into MSDFIEIIVIVEGKTEKIFINSILKDNLADRNIYMTPIIISKPGEKGGDIKFSRALKDITIHMKQRADTFVSLFIDYYGLKPDWPGFINAKKEEEPAKIASIINDSTHLAVNTELSAYRSDIRFIPHITVHEFEALLFSDASSLASELHVDKSDVDKIIDQFGDPEKIDDSPDEAPSKRLERLYPKYKKTTTGIIIARNIGIDAMRKKCRIFNDWLKRIESHL; encoded by the coding sequence ATGAGTGATTTCATTGAGATTATTGTCATCGTCGAAGGAAAAACGGAAAAAATATTCATTAATAGTATACTCAAAGATAACCTGGCTGATAGAAATATATATATGACGCCAATCATCATATCGAAACCCGGAGAGAAGGGGGGAGATATCAAATTCAGCAGGGCTTTAAAAGACATAACCATACACATGAAACAGCGCGCCGACACGTTCGTCAGCCTGTTTATTGATTATTACGGCCTGAAGCCGGATTGGCCCGGTTTCATTAATGCAAAAAAGGAAGAAGAACCCGCAAAAATCGCTTCAATAATTAATGATTCAACTCATTTGGCGGTCAATACCGAATTATCGGCATACAGGTCAGACATTCGTTTTATACCACATATAACCGTACATGAATTCGAAGCATTGCTTTTCAGTGATGCAAGCAGTCTTGCTTCGGAACTTCACGTTGATAAATCAGACGTGGATAAAATTATTGATCAATTCGGTGATCCTGAAAAAATAGATGATTCTCCCGATGAAGCACCGTCGAAACGTCTGGAGCGATTATATCCAAAATATAAAAAAACGACGACAGGCATAATAATAGCACGCAATATCGGGATCGATGCAATGAGAAAAAAATGCCGAATTTTCAATGACTGGTTGAAGCGGATTGAATCCCATTTGTAG
- a CDS encoding NUDIX hydrolase codes for MDDHLKWKEIKTDVLKDCRIFTLEVSDRLSPLGATSDFYILEACDWVTVIPLIKNSEGTDCFLMVKQFRHGNKKVMCEFPAGLVDEDESPEETAGRELIEETGYRAGKLIYIGSTYPCPSFMTNQSHTFLATGLEATGETRFDADEIIESVIIPVDEVASNIREKKEAFCNSQTIVSYNWYSLYMIHAEKQDGYNSGQ; via the coding sequence ATGGACGACCACCTTAAGTGGAAAGAAATAAAAACGGACGTCCTCAAAGACTGCCGAATTTTTACCCTTGAAGTCTCAGACCGGTTATCTCCTCTGGGCGCGACGAGTGATTTTTACATTCTTGAAGCCTGCGACTGGGTAACGGTCATCCCCCTGATAAAAAACAGCGAAGGAACCGATTGTTTTCTCATGGTGAAACAATTCCGTCACGGGAACAAAAAGGTGATGTGCGAGTTTCCGGCGGGACTTGTCGATGAGGATGAATCGCCGGAAGAGACCGCAGGCCGCGAGTTGATTGAAGAAACAGGGTACCGGGCCGGAAAACTCATCTATATCGGCTCGACATATCCCTGCCCCTCATTCATGACGAATCAAAGCCACACATTTCTGGCCACCGGTCTCGAAGCAACGGGAGAAACCCGGTTCGACGCGGACGAAATCATCGAATCCGTCATTATTCCGGTCGACGAGGTTGCATCGAACATCCGGGAAAAAAAAGAGGCGTTTTGTAATTCGCAAACGATTGTTTCCTATAACTGGTATAGTCTGTATATGATACATGCAGAAAAACAAGATGGTTACAACTCCGGACAGTAA
- a CDS encoding IMP dehydrogenase, translating to MGIIYEELSRTFSEYILIPNLTKKEDKQENVNLSTPLVKFKKGEKPELTLNIPFASAIMQAVSNHTMAIALARRGGISFIFCSQPIEQQAEMVRKVKHFKAGFVESDSNLRPDQTLADVLALIRQTDHTTMAITEDGSSNGKLLGILTSRDYRIHKCDPATKIKDVMTPFESLIYAFDGILLEEANDMIWEHKLNCLPIVDKKRCLRYLVFRKDYDEHMRNPFELVDREKRLIVGAGINTRDYRERVPELVKAGADILCIDSSDGFSEWQKEVLRYVKEEYGDVKIGAGNIVDREGFRYLADAGADFIKVGIGGGAICITREQKGIGLGQATAVINAAKARDDYFEDKGVYIPICSDGGIVHDNNIMIAMALGADFVMMGRYFARFDESPTKKIKIHGNFVKEYWGEGTERARNWQRYGYTDDGKFLFEEGVDAYVPYAGKLKDNLDLTVEKIKATMCNCGVVTMEDLHRKARVALISSTSLREGGAHDVILKETDITNIPT from the coding sequence ATGGGAATTATATATGAGGAGCTTTCAAGAACCTTCAGTGAATATATTCTCATTCCGAATCTGACTAAAAAGGAAGACAAACAGGAAAATGTAAATCTCTCGACACCGCTGGTCAAGTTCAAGAAAGGTGAAAAGCCCGAGTTGACGTTGAATATACCGTTTGCCTCCGCCATCATGCAGGCCGTTTCGAATCATACCATGGCGATTGCGCTGGCGCGCCGCGGCGGTATCTCCTTTATATTCTGTTCGCAACCCATAGAACAGCAGGCGGAAATGGTGCGAAAGGTGAAACATTTCAAGGCGGGATTCGTCGAAAGCGATTCGAATTTGAGACCCGATCAAACCCTCGCCGACGTCCTTGCCCTAATCAGGCAGACGGACCATACGACGATGGCCATCACCGAGGACGGATCGTCAAACGGCAAGTTGTTGGGAATTCTCACCAGCAGGGATTACCGGATACACAAATGCGACCCGGCCACAAAAATTAAGGACGTCATGACGCCGTTCGAATCGCTTATCTACGCTTTCGACGGCATACTGCTTGAAGAAGCGAATGACATGATCTGGGAACACAAACTCAACTGCCTGCCTATTGTGGACAAGAAAAGATGTCTGCGGTATCTGGTTTTTCGAAAGGATTACGACGAGCACATGCGTAATCCTTTCGAACTCGTTGACAGGGAAAAGCGGCTTATCGTCGGTGCCGGGATTAATACTCGTGATTACCGGGAACGTGTACCCGAACTCGTCAAGGCGGGGGCGGATATTCTCTGTATCGATTCATCCGACGGATTCAGCGAGTGGCAAAAAGAGGTCCTCCGGTATGTGAAGGAAGAATACGGTGACGTCAAAATCGGCGCCGGCAATATCGTCGACAGGGAAGGCTTCCGGTACCTTGCGGATGCCGGGGCTGATTTTATCAAGGTCGGCATCGGCGGAGGCGCGATTTGTATCACCCGCGAGCAAAAAGGGATCGGACTCGGCCAGGCGACGGCCGTCATCAATGCGGCAAAGGCGAGGGATGATTATTTCGAGGACAAAGGGGTCTATATACCGATTTGTTCCGACGGGGGAATCGTGCACGATAACAATATCATGATCGCGATGGCACTGGGTGCCGATTTTGTCATGATGGGCCGTTATTTCGCACGCTTTGACGAAAGTCCGACCAAGAAGATCAAGATACACGGTAATTTTGTAAAGGAATATTGGGGGGAGGGAACTGAACGGGCGCGGAACTGGCAGCGTTACGGTTATACCGATGACGGGAAATTCCTCTTTGAAGAAGGGGTCGATGCGTATGTCCCGTATGCGGGAAAACTGAAGGACAACCTCGATCTGACGGTAGAAAAAATCAAGGCGACGATGTGCAATTGCGGCGTCGTTACCATGGAAGATCTGCACAGAAAGGCACGGGTCGCACTGATATCATCGACGAGCTTGCGCGAGGGCGGTGCCCACGATGTTATCCTGAAGGAAACGGATATCACGAATATTCCGACCTGA
- a CDS encoding cupin domain-containing protein, with the protein MVKRSSDMVREVRERMREGTGQVEIIHVFKKEEMKGKVRLFARLVLEKESSIGFHRHEGEEEIFYIISGAGIVDDNGTETPVTAGDAVITGSGEGHSIINKKDEPLHILAVIVLYA; encoded by the coding sequence ATGGTAAAGAGAAGTTCGGATATGGTGAGGGAGGTACGGGAACGGATGCGCGAGGGAACCGGACAGGTCGAAATCATACATGTTTTTAAAAAAGAAGAAATGAAAGGGAAGGTGAGACTGTTTGCCCGGCTGGTTCTGGAAAAGGAGTCATCCATAGGATTTCACCGTCACGAAGGTGAAGAAGAGATATTCTATATCATTTCGGGTGCGGGGATCGTTGATGATAACGGGACCGAAACCCCCGTCACCGCAGGAGACGCGGTGATTACCGGTTCGGGGGAGGGGCATTCAATTATCAATAAAAAGGACGAGCCGCTTCACATTCTCGCTGTCATAGTTCTTTATGCCTGA